A region of the Equus quagga isolate Etosha38 chromosome 11, UCLA_HA_Equagga_1.0, whole genome shotgun sequence genome:
GTCGATCAAATGTACGAGAAGGGCAGGCCTCTGCTCCCTTGCCCTCATCCTGACAAGACTAACCTCTTCAGAATAGAAGTCACAGCTCGGGACAGTCAGAGGTTATCTCATGAAGATGTGAGGAAACATCATGTTTTTCTAACTGATAAGCCAGAAGATAGCCCAAAAAAAGACAACCTAGGTGCACATTCCCTTCCTTGCCAAACTCTGCCCCCGACGCCTTAAGGACGTGTATAAATCACTCGGAATTGGTAGGCagcagaatcagaaatgaaagagatttaaCTTACtagcttttaaagaaataaacagtcCTGTCTGGCAAGAGACACATCAGATGAGGTGGTTGAGCCTTTTCAGTGGTAAAGTTTGGTCCACCAGTGTCGTctccccccctgccccccacattCACACTCCTTAACCCTGCACGGTTTTCTTAGCTGTGGCAGAAAAGGACTGACACGTTCTGCAGCTGAGCGCTCCCTCCTGAACAGCGCTAACcaggcagtcagctctttgacTCACCCTGTAGCCCGGGCCCTGCTCTAGCGCCCTGAGCCCAGGCGCTCCTGGGGCCTCATCTGCGGCTGGAGACACAGGCGTTCCATCGGAAGAGGGGGCCTCCAAGGTCCCCAGGCAGCTGCAGAAGGTGCTGAGCCCCATGGCCAGTTGATGAGCTGCAGATAAAGGAAGTCATGAAGAGACATGGACCACAGACATTCCTTCTGTGCAGACCTGGTGTCTTTACCCTGAGGGCAGGAGCTCTGGCCACGTGTTCAGGCTGAAATCAGGTTTTGAAATGCCtttatttacagttttaattGCCGAAATCATACCTTTTGATGAAAGTTAGAAATGGGTGTGTGAATTCCCCAGTCCTTGAAGATTGCTTCCTTGTATCAAAGGTCCCACTCGGAACCAGCAGGGGTCACCCTCCTGCCGCACCATCGCCATGCCAGCTTAGTGCTGGGCTTCCCTCTTCCTGATTGACTGGATGTAGGACCACTAATTAACAAGAGCTCAGAAGCTGCCCCCAGGGTTTGCGCTCCTCCTTTGGCCTCTGCCAGACTAGCATTCGGTCATCCAGACCAGGAGGCAGCAACCCTTTTCTGTAGAGGACCCAACAGTAAACATTTTCGGCTTTGCAAGACAGCTGGTCTCTACTGCAACTGCGCAACTCTGCCATCGTAAGCCTGAGAACAGCTAGAAACAATATGGAAATGATGAGCTTGGCCCTGTTCCAGTAAAACCATTGATGGGCACTGAATTATCATctcacatgtcacaaaatattcttttgggGTTCCCCCCCcaatcttttaaaacattcttagctCCCCAGCTGTACAAAAAGAGGCAACGGGccggatttggcccacaggccataggTTGGGGGCAGGCTCTCATCAGGGCTTGGTATCGGTAGGAAGAGTATCTGTTCCCATAGGGACAGGCACAACAGGATGGCCCTGATTCAGGACGGCAACTTTGGACCACAAGTCCTGAGCTGGGCTCCATGTTCTTTAACAAAAACCAGCACATGTTATCCAGCTAAGAAGGAGagccccaggggctgggctgaGAAGCCCTACGTGAAGCAGAGATTATAGAGGTTGGAGGGGGTCTGGGAGGACCAACCACCATAGGGGCCACACACAAAAGATGGTGTGTGCCTTTCCCAGGGGCGGTACTCAGAGCAGATCGTGCGAGAGTGAGGGCGGCTGGGAATGGTGCAGTGCCAGGTGTCAGAGTTCCCCAGGGAACAGTGTGCACAAAGGGAGGGAGACACACCTTATCCTTCCTGCCTGGACTCACCTTCATGTAACTTGGGTTGAATAAAAGATTCATCTTGGGACTGAAGGaagtacagagagagagacaattacAGCCTGGCTCTAACTCATTAACATGCTCGGCACCAGCCTGCTGCAGATTTCCTGTTTAAGAGCCCCAGAGGGAAGAGCCGCATCCTAGCCAGGGAGTGAGGGAGATTTGCAGAGGATGCGGGGGGTCGGGAGGGTGGTGTTAAATGTTTCTGCTCTTATTTCTCGAACAGTTCATGAAGAGCTACATGCCCACCCCCAGCATGAACGTACATTAGCAGCGTGGGTGAGTTCAGTGCAGCTGACAGCACCAAGGAGGGGTGGGTGCGGCGGGGCAAGGCTAGGAAAACTTGGTGGGCGGACGCTTGCCAGACACTTCACTTCTCACCTTGGGCCAGTGAAGGTACGGAAGGATCTAGATCTAGCAGCCTGAGAGTGGGCCTAGCACTTGGTGGGATCATACTTACTGTGCAAATTGGCACTTGGGTCCCTCGGGACAGAAGCCAGCTAAGTAGTTAATACACAGCGTCCTGCGGACATGGCGGTATTTACACAGGGGCCCTGTTGCGCAAAGAGAAAATGGCCAGGAGGCTCTGCTTTAGCAAGGGGGAAAAGGCATGTGACAGCGCTCACCAGGCAGGGCGTGGACAGTCACAGGCTCTCCACTTAACAGTATAAACCTTCCTGTCCTTTCCATCTGCCCCAAAGCACCTACTTcctagccccgtggctgagatGGGAAAGGGAACCTCGGAATGTGTCAGAGCAGGTGTCAGCTGGCCGGTCCTATCATAGGAGGGTCAGAAGTGTCCCTAACACACTGTCTTGGAGGACTTAGATGCAGGTGGACTGTAATTTGCCACCTTTTCTTTATTTAAGCTTTAGAAGGTACAGCTGAAGAAAGTCCACCCCCACATCTTACTAATCCTCCTTCAGTTCCCCTCTCCTCTGATGCCCCCTAAACCAGCACTGCCAAGAACTCAGTAAGAACACACCTGgagacacaggaaaagaaagggcATGTGTGCTCAGGACGCAGGGACTCTGCTAGGGACCCTCCTCCTAAGCGAGGCTGTAACCAGGTAGGTGGGACACGCTTAAGTGACACTCAGGACACCCCCCCGGTAGGTAAAAGGAATAGAGACGAGAATGTCTGTGAACTGAGTGTGCCTTGTGGGCCAGACCCTATGCCCAGAGTGCAGTCATGCATCCGACTggcacaacagccctatgagggaGGCGTTTCCCCTTTTGAGAGGTGAGGAAACAAGCAGTATAGTCATTCGTTCAAGGTCGTGCAGCTGATACATTCTGAAGcccctgggatttgaacccaagtcagCCTGCTCCCGGAAGCCCATCCTGCCCTACACGAGGCTGTGTGTCATAGTGTCACAGGGGGTTTTTCCACTGGGGGAGCCTCGGGAGAGCTATGGAAAGGCCTCCTGTGGGGATTTCAGCCCTGGGGGCAGACCCCACAGGACGTCACCAGGAATCTGCATCCCTTGCCTGACGGGAGCACCCCACCCTGATCACCCATATTCCCCAATGCCCCCTTTCTGTCAGGGCCTCACCGTCCTTGCAGAAACCTTGGTCGTACCAAGGACAGTCCCGGGTCTTGAAAGCTGGCTTCACGTGGAGAAAGGGACATTCCTTGTTGTTGCAATCACCTGAAAATTCCAGGGTTCTTTGTATATGAGTGGGCTCATCTTTATGGTCACTTCTGCCCTTCCCAAACAAGATTGACCTTGCCTTTGGCATCTAAGCCGCTTGCCTTCCTCTGGCCGCAGCAGCTTTTTAAGACAGCAGGCTATTTCTACTCTTTCCTGCAGTCTAAGAAGGGTGGATCCCAGTCATACTTGCTAAGCAGAGCTTGGGCATGAAGATCCATATCTGGGGGAGTTGGGGCAGGGCCAGACATCCAGAGGAGGAACTGGAGCTGAAGGCTTGTAGAGGCCATTGGGGGAGGGAACCAGGGGAGACCAGAGCTAGCAGCTAAAGACCCAGGAAGACGGAAGACACTGCGTGCAGACGCAGCCCTGCGCTGTGCATAAAGCCCTCTCCACCTCTGCAAGGAGGCCCGTGCTGCTCCCAGAGCCTCGGGCATGGTTCTTTCCAGTGGAAATGCCAAGAAGAGCAGTGTGCTGCTCCAGAGTTGGCACAGGGATCAAGAGAGACGCTGCACAGAGGGACGCCTGCCGTTTCACTAAGCCTGTGCTGTGGTTTGTCTAGAGATGAGACAAGACCCCTGTCTCCTAGAAGGAGTGGGCCTGTTTGCATCGATGACACAGGGGTCGGCTTAAGAGCTCTCAGATTTTTCTTCAGGACCCAGTGGCTCTGAAGGACCCATGTGGGAAGACTCGGACTACTTTTCACCTCGTTCCAGTAGAGAATTGTGAGTGTTTCCAATCTCATCATCCTTGAAAGTCTATAACTTAGTGCTTTTCAGAGCCTAAAGGAGCTCCATGGTGTCTACTCCGCGGGTTTAAAACTGCTCCAAAGAACTGTTTTATGCACTGGGCTTCGGCAAAGTGAAGACGAGTACCACTGATGCCTAGGAGTCGTAAGCCGCCGTTCTTTCCCAACCCTCTCATTTCACAAACGAGGACCCCAGTGCTCAGAGAGGAGAGGTCACATCTGCTTTCACCAGCTTCCTCACACGGATGAGGAGTTTACTTGCTCACGGTCAGAGTGCAGCACTAGGTAGAGAGCTAACTCTGGGCCTGAACCGTCTAAGGAATGGCAGTGACATCCCCCCAGGACTGGTGAACGTTTGATGGGTGGAGACGATGGGAAGTCATCTCCGCAACGTGTTGCTTTCTGCCCTGGATGCATGTCGCTGCCTTCGTCTCACGGCCAGCAGGTGGCACCCGCACCTCACCCTCCAGTCTGCCTTCCAGAGCCACCCAGTGTACCTTTTTGATGAGCACATCCAGGAACAGGGCCAGAGACCCTGGGCTTCCAGGCCCCTTCAACTGCccttcccactcccacctcttcccaacaagactttttaaaataaaacaatttacttCCAATAACAGCAGTAATTACTTTGATATTATATTAGAGATGTCCATTCATTTACTCCAAGAGCAAAAACCTACGTCACAGGTATTACAATCATTCATGGAAACGTCTGCCCCTCACAATGGGAGCTACTTGAGGGCAGAAGGGGACCTGGTCCTCCTCCTAGTTCCATGCCCAGCACAGTCCCCAGTccccaaaagaaaaccaaccAAGGTTTATTGAAGGAATAAGTAAGTGGcactttaaaatgaaagaggTTTAGGTGATGACCAAGGGGAGCCGGGTTCTAGAAAAACTTTGCCCTTTCTTTCAAGGAACACATGTGGGCAGCCTTCACGGATTGCCACGGCCAGTCCTCACCCCGAGGAGCAGGCAGGGAACAGAATGTGGGCCTGGAAGGAGCTCTTGCTGATCTAGGGGGAGCTTAGTCTTCTTCCTACATGCCCACAACCACCCCCCATCACACTAATGAGGAGCAGCTGCTTGCAGCTCCCCCCCCAAAGCTGGCTCAGTTTCCTAGCCAAGCCTGCTCAGTCAGAGGCGTCCCTGGAGACTGTCCCAGCTCTCTCCCTCCAGGTCACTCTTtttggaacacagtttgaaaaccactggactGGATAATCCttaggctccttccagctctgaaaagCACTGAgctgtaaaattttattgagaaggATGAGATCTGAAACACATTCACAGAGTCCATTCTGAAATGAGGTGGGCACAGGTGGGGCTTCCCTCCATGTAGCCCCTTGGATGACAAAAGAAGGACTtgaggccagagggagggaagatTCTGGTCCAGACCTGACCACACAAGATAATTTTAGAGGCTACGCTCTGCACCTCATGAGTGTATGTTTACCGTTACCTTTTATTGCCAATAAGTGATGCTAGAGCTTTCCATTTGTGGAAGCAATGTaaagttttcttcaaaaatagaAAGATGGTTGAAAGAGTAGACGATGGGACAGGTGAGGGGTCCAGGTGCTCTGTGGGGATGGGAAGCATCGTGAAAACGGCTCCCAAAGGCCTGCTGTTTGGGAAACGCTGGCCTGgaccctgccccccccccccagtcccaGGACTGACAGATGGCCCTCAGAGACATTTCGGACAGTCAGTCTGGGAGCATGACTAGCCAGGACTGGGGAGGGCAACAATTCAGGCTTTGAttccagccccaccctctccttCCCTTGGGGGTGGGCGGCGTGTGCCTGAGCCTGGCGGGGCGGGGAAACAGGCATCAGAGGACAGTTCCACTTTTCCTACGGGGTTGGAGAAGCTGGCATCCGAGGCTCAGACAGGCCTGGTCTGCCCCCTGGGACCTGCAAGCCCTCCTCTGGGTGCCCCTCCCAAACCTTCTTCCCATCTCACGGCCCCCACGGCCACCCCCGGGGTGAGAGGCCAGAGCCAGGAAGGGGCGTTACCAAACTTGGAGAAGAAGTAGCACTCAGGCATCCTGGTGGCATCATACTGGTGCAGGAACTTGCACTGGTCGCCCTTCTTGCACAGCCCCCGGAGCCAGTGCTTACACACCACCATCTTATCCCCTCGGTCATGCCGGAACGGGCAGAGCTTCCCTGGGGACACCAGAGCACCCAGTTGGGAGGCCCCCAACTCATCCACAGCCTGGGCCCAGCTCACCCCTGGAAGGAGCTGGGGTGCTGGGTCTCAGCCCCAATGCCCTCCCTTTACCTAGACCCTGGTAGAAGCCGGAACTGGGGGCCAGCGGCAGCACGGAGGACATGGACATGCTATCGTCTTAACAGACAGCTGTTCCTACTGCCACATGTCTGCCCAactttcctctctgcctggccTGCCCTTGTCCTTCTcaaaccccaggcagcccctgGCTGTTGGGAGAGGTCCCACAGTGCCTGACACGCCCTCTCCAGGCTTACCATGGAGCTCCCCCGGACAGCGAGGGTGGTTTCCAGCCCTGGACCCCCAcccagcacagtccctggcacacagtagctgcTCATTAAGGGCCTGTTGAATTCATGtcttaaaaacacaaacattatGCTTCCTTATTCCAGAAGCCCAGCATGGTGACATCAGAGCCCACTTCGTAACAATttagaaggaaatggaaatgttatATTGACCTCTTTATCGTCTTCATTGACGCGGTGTTGCCATCAGCAGGAAGGACACCCCAGGCCCTGAGTTTCTAAGCAGGACCGTCCTCATGCTCGGCCAACTCTCTGATAGAATTTGAGGGGGGCTGGGAAGGTGTTCTTTTTAAAtagccctcccctcacccctggccATTGACTTGCTCGAGTCTGACCTTCCACaagaagagttttatttctttgcaaaagGTGTCACTGTGAGCCACTGCTCTCGGGACTGAACGGGCCGAGCGGAGGAGACAGGACCCCAGCAGGCGTCACAGTCCAGGCTGCACAAAGCCTCCAGTGGTCACCGGGCTCCTTTCCCTTCTCACCCCATCGCCCAGGGCTGTCCCAAAGACAGACGAGACACGCAGCAAAAACGGTTCCGGGTCCTCCATGCCTAGGCCCCGCCTGGCCTCCCACCTTCCCAAGAACAGAATCACTTAGATCCCAAAAGCTGGTCCTAAACTCATTCCTACTAGCAGGGCTTCTGAACGTGGATCTATAGGAGGACTGGGAAGGCCAAATCGCAGGCAAGGCTTTTTGGGCACCTGTGTAGTGCTATAGGAAGAGCCTGTGAGTGGTTCATGAGCCAAAAGAAAAGTTGAACCCCTGTATTTGGGTCAGGCCTCCCCGAGAATGGCTACATTTGAGGAGAGGGGCTTGGAAGGGGGTATTGCCCGATCCAAGTTAGGGCAGGGGAGAAATAGAGGATGTTTTTTGGCAACATTTTAGGGACTGTGGCTAGAGCTACCTTAGGACATAAGGAGTGGACAGAACAGCTGACCACGTCCCACACTGAGTCAGAGGACAAGCGTGGGGGGAGGATGGCACTTTCCTGGCTGGgaggaaaataggagaaaatgaagaagtctGGAGTCTTCTGGGAACACATAGGCTGAAAGCCGCGAAGCTCCCACCCCCAAGAGGGTGGCGAGAAGGGAATGCCCCTTCCGGCAGCCCCGACCACCCTAATCCATGCTGCCGAGTCAGGGGACGCCTTCCGGATGGACCCACCCGCATGCCTTTGCCTACTTATAACACTAAAATTCTGCCCCATCCCAACTTCCCCTCCCCAGGTGCAAAGTCTACAGCGGATTCCAGGCCAAGCTAAACCCAGTGTGACCTAGACAGCCCTGCTCCCGCCCCACCTCAGCCCACCTGCTGACCCACCTTTCTCACAGAGCCCTTTAGCGAAGAAATTGCATACGGCTGAGCTCGACTCtggaaggggaagaagggagagagaaggtagTTTTCCCCGAGGCTGCAGCTGCTGGAGGGCCTTCACCCCCATCAGCAAGTGCCCCCCTGAAGCTCCCCAAGGCTTGGGGCTGGGGCCCCCAAGTCCTGGCCCTTTGGATGCTGGTCTCCAGAGCCAGGCTCCAGATCTCAACACCTAAGCCCCCTAACTCTGAAacagaggccagggaggggccCAAGGCCAGTCTAGGAgcccaggaggccagtgtggtcTTTCCTGGCTTCTCTCAGTTCACCATCTATGTGTCTGTGCTTTCCCAGTCTGGGAAATGGGCTGCACAGAAGCTAGCCCCATTTTCCTGGAGTCCTGGAGAGGATGTAAGAGGGGAGGCCTGAGGCCCTGAGAAGAGAGGGGCATAGCTGGGAATCCCCGACAGTGGGCCCAAGTCCCCCGC
Encoded here:
- the CPSF4L gene encoding putative cleavage and polyadenylation specificity factor subunit 4-like protein codes for the protein MQEVIAGLGRFTFTFEKDVEMQKGTGLLPFQGMDKSSSAVCNFFAKGLCEKGKLCPFRHDRGDKMVVCKHWLRGLCKKGDQCKFLHQYDATRMPECYFFSKFGDCNNKECPFLHVKPAFKTRDCPWYDQGFCKDGPLCKYRHVRRTLCINYLAGFCPEGPKCQFAHSSTGHGAQHLLQLPGDLGGPLFRWNACVSSRR